One segment of Vicugna pacos chromosome 30, VicPac4, whole genome shotgun sequence DNA contains the following:
- the LOC140690315 gene encoding trafficking protein particle complex subunit 9-like, translated as MYAHSDCNFSTLACNMSIPDYVQCAEDHQTLPVVVQTMEIISEENFFCIYQLLTSVSHISPCGSQWTLCIPLQAPLCARESVERLPETLQGRGPCHHYRLSLCQGLGEAPRAEELYGTSIMTLSSLSLYCMWRKSSSRAPTLPSNLEDCRVVEKRIEEFTESLFILLNSKWLDGGPKNSGDKIPLPCIPFEKEDFMGLDTDSRYVLVTETLEFPYEL; from the exons atgtatgcacatagtgactgcaacttcagcacatt ggcctgcaacatgagcatccctgactacgtgcagtgtgctgaggaccaccagactcttcccgttgtagtccaaaccatggagatcatctcagaggagaatttcttttgcatctatcagctactcacctcggtgagccatatcagcccatgtggctcccagtggacactctgtatcccactacaggcaccgctatgtgcccgagaatcggtggagcgtcttccagaaacactgcaaggtcgtgggccttgtcaccattaccgactgtctctctgccaaggccttggagaagctccacgtgcagaggagctgtatggcacctcgataatgactctcagctctttgtctttgtactgcatgtggaggaagtcgagcagccgcgcaccgacgttgccttcaaatttagaggactgcagggtggtggagaagaggatcgaggaattcactgagtcactcttcatcttgctcaattccaagtggctggatggtggccccaagaattctggggacaagatccccctcccctgcatcccgtttgagaaggaggacttcatgggactggacacagacagcag gtacgttttggttactgagaccctcgaattcccatatgaattgtag